Part of the Fusobacterium russii ATCC 25533 genome is shown below.
GGCGCTATTTCATTATCTATTCCTAAATCAAATCCATGATACATTGCTATCTTTGCATACATTATTACAAACATATGTAAGTAGAAATCAAAGGCTACATCCATATCATATAACATTTTTTTTGCAACTTTCTTATCAAGCATTTGATTTAAAGTTTCTTTCATTTTCTCAACATCTTTTTCTGCTAATGCTTTTAAAAATTCAAATTCTAAATATGTGTATTTATTATACGAATCTTTAGAAGGATTTTTTAAATATATATTTGCTCTCCTTATTACATCCTCCCATTCTCCTTTTATTGCAAGAAGTATAGTTCTTGATAGAAATCTATATGTTTTAGTTTTCATATATTCATCTTTTTTCTCTTCATAAGCTATAATATCTATATTTCTTATTATAAAGTCTAATATTTCTCTATTATTTGACATTAAGATTCCCCAAAATCCTAATTTACTTCCTCTTAAAAAACCTCTTCCATCATAGCCTAATATACTTAATTTTGCATATATATACATATATTTTTTAAAAGTTTCGATATCCTTATAAAATAATAAACATTCTGATGCTTTAAATTCATATAAACTTCCATTAGATCTCATACAGGCTAGTGGATTCCCTCCTCTTTTATTTATAAAATCTAAAGCACTATTTTCATGTTTTTTATAAACTCTTATATTACTCAATAAAAGTTCTATTCTTTCTTTCTTCTTTTTTTCACTCACTAACATCTATG
Proteins encoded:
- a CDS encoding Imm49 family immunity protein; translated protein: MLVSEKKKKERIELLLSNIRVYKKHENSALDFINKRGGNPLACMRSNGSLYEFKASECLLFYKDIETFKKYMYIYAKLSILGYDGRGFLRGSKLGFWGILMSNNREILDFIIRNIDIIAYEEKKDEYMKTKTYRFLSRTILLAIKGEWEDVIRRANIYLKNPSKDSYNKYTYLEFEFLKALAEKDVEKMKETLNQMLDKKVAKKMLYDMDVAFDFYLHMFVIMYAKIAMYHGFDLGIDNEIAP